In Herpetosiphonaceae bacterium, the following are encoded in one genomic region:
- a CDS encoding serine hydrolase, with translation MPLATRIPRTFALTLIAAALVACSTGTVPPQTRRTEATTPPVATTAAATEVAATATTAADWRFPAGSRIAGVDVGNKTPETAIKLVSLGLNSWQKPLALVADEQAADPPTLKPYKVGLDPDIAQMVAEAEHLAREGKPVDIEWTPQVDEAKLRAELEALAPSFEQTAASDIVTDTEALTSTFTFRAQPGVKLDIDATAALVSRLLTDRSEAVTQTVVLHTTSPQERDLATLKHVLEEHLGYWKGVGAIYVHDLETGQSIGINENSVFSGASVMKVPIMIYVYAKLGKLDEQQREWMENVVINSDNLDANALLAAAVGGQGTEAALEGVNEMSQMLEGLGLEHTYQLIPYESGEWLIQQSRLPQGGPKREGQPPYTAADPYVRTTPREMGQLFVMLAECAEGKGPLIEKYGDKLNETLCDEMIGWLERPHDQERMVAGIPAGVPVAHKGGWIDDMQSDVGIVSSPNGRYVAAIYIWRPDGYVTNAHATPSPYLGDFSHTIYTFFNPESVE, from the coding sequence ATGCCACTAGCTACTCGAATTCCGCGCACGTTCGCCCTGACGCTGATCGCCGCCGCGCTTGTCGCCTGCTCCACAGGCACCGTACCGCCGCAGACCAGGCGCACGGAGGCTACAACGCCGCCGGTCGCCACAACCGCCGCCGCTACTGAGGTCGCGGCAACCGCAACGACCGCCGCAGACTGGCGCTTTCCGGCAGGCAGCCGCATTGCGGGCGTCGATGTCGGCAACAAAACGCCGGAAACCGCGATCAAGCTCGTCTCGCTTGGCCTGAATTCCTGGCAAAAGCCGCTGGCGCTCGTCGCCGACGAGCAGGCCGCCGATCCGCCGACGCTCAAGCCCTACAAAGTGGGCCTCGACCCCGACATCGCGCAGATGGTGGCGGAGGCCGAGCACCTGGCGCGCGAGGGCAAGCCCGTCGACATCGAGTGGACGCCGCAGGTCGACGAGGCGAAGCTCCGCGCTGAGCTGGAAGCGCTGGCCCCCTCTTTCGAGCAGACCGCCGCCAGCGATATTGTCACCGACACCGAGGCGCTGACCTCGACCTTTACGTTTCGCGCGCAGCCGGGCGTGAAGCTCGACATCGACGCGACCGCCGCGCTGGTCAGCAGGCTGCTCACCGATCGCAGCGAGGCCGTCACGCAGACCGTGGTGCTGCACACCACGTCGCCGCAGGAGCGCGATCTGGCGACGCTCAAGCACGTGCTGGAGGAGCATCTGGGCTACTGGAAGGGCGTTGGCGCGATCTACGTCCACGATCTCGAAACCGGCCAGTCGATCGGCATCAACGAAAACTCGGTCTTCTCCGGCGCGAGCGTGATGAAGGTGCCGATCATGATCTACGTCTACGCCAAGCTCGGCAAGCTCGACGAGCAGCAGCGCGAGTGGATGGAGAACGTGGTCATCAACAGCGATAATCTCGACGCAAACGCGCTGCTCGCCGCCGCAGTTGGCGGCCAGGGCACCGAGGCCGCGCTGGAAGGCGTCAACGAGATGAGCCAGATGCTCGAAGGGCTGGGCCTTGAGCACACCTACCAGCTGATCCCGTACGAGTCGGGCGAGTGGCTGATCCAGCAATCGCGGCTGCCGCAGGGCGGGCCGAAGCGCGAGGGCCAGCCGCCCTACACCGCCGCCGATCCCTATGTCCGCACCACGCCCCGCGAGATGGGCCAGCTTTTTGTGATGCTGGCCGAGTGCGCCGAGGGCAAGGGTCCGCTGATCGAGAAGTACGGCGATAAGCTCAACGAGACGCTGTGCGACGAGATGATCGGCTGGCTGGAGCGCCCCCATGATCAGGAGCGGATGGTCGCAGGTATCCCGGCGGGCGTGCCTGTCGCGCATAAAGGCGGCTGGATCGACGACATGCAGAGCGATGTCGGCATCGTCAGCAGCCCGAATGGCCGCTATGTCGCCGCGATCTACATCTGGCGGCCCGACGGCTACGTGACGAACGCGCACGCGACGCCTTCGCCGTACCTGGGCGACTTCTCGCATACGATCTATACGTTCTTCAATCCTGAGAGCGTGGAGTAG
- a CDS encoding NUDIX hydrolase, translating to MMRFCPECATPLEQRPFEGKPRPTCPNCGYIVFADPKVAATVLIERAGMLLLTRRAIDPGRGLWSFPGGYVDFGEDPEVAAARECREETGLTVVRLALLDVSFNGRVIVITYTAQAVDDAEPMPADDADMVGWFVPDSLPPLAFESMHRAIGLWREKNKEQRTGCRAQRAPGEQRE from the coding sequence ATGATGCGTTTTTGTCCCGAATGTGCAACGCCACTCGAACAGCGTCCGTTTGAAGGCAAGCCCCGCCCAACCTGTCCCAACTGCGGCTATATCGTGTTTGCCGATCCCAAAGTCGCCGCGACGGTCTTGATCGAGCGCGCAGGGATGCTGCTGCTCACGCGGCGGGCGATCGATCCCGGACGCGGCCTGTGGTCCTTTCCCGGCGGCTACGTCGATTTTGGCGAAGATCCTGAGGTCGCCGCCGCGCGGGAGTGCCGCGAGGAGACGGGGCTGACGGTCGTGCGGCTGGCGCTGCTGGATGTGTCGTTCAATGGCCGCGTGATTGTGATCACCTACACCGCGCAGGCCGTCGACGACGCCGAGCCGATGCCCGCCGACGATGCCGATATGGTCGGATGGTTCGTGCCCGATTCCCTGCCGCCGCTCGCCTTCGAGAGTATGCACCGGGCGATCGGGTTGTGGCGGGAGAAGAACAAAGAACAAAGAACCGGGTGCCGCGCCCAAAGGGCACCCGGCGAACAAAGGGAATAA
- a CDS encoding cupredoxin domain-containing protein: MSTPIVGRLLIGVAMIALVALGLAATVVRAAPVAQTGVVIEMRDNTFEPKTVTVPVGASVTWRNTGQRPHTAKADNGSFDTGNVASGATSSAVTFSAAGTFAYYCEYHGGPNGAGMSGTIVVAAAQASPSPSPAPSASPSPAPSAPPAGGVTPSITVRNQPISNSMITIERVVAAEDGWVAVHKFGPDGKMMLTPLAGLAAIKAGTTNNLMVKLDETFNAGDKLAPMLHIDAGTKGQYEFPNGPDVPVQANGQVVVREFTVEAAGGGARPPARLPDTGNTGTTSAPLGLVAVLTLLAGLSIIRSVRRRTSVR, translated from the coding sequence ATGAGTACACCAATCGTCGGTCGGCTGCTGATCGGCGTTGCGATGATCGCGCTCGTCGCTCTGGGCCTCGCGGCAACAGTTGTGCGTGCCGCGCCGGTCGCGCAGACGGGCGTGGTGATCGAGATGCGCGACAACACCTTCGAGCCGAAAACGGTGACAGTGCCGGTGGGCGCTAGCGTGACGTGGAGGAATACCGGGCAGCGTCCGCATACGGCGAAAGCAGACAACGGCTCCTTCGATACCGGCAATGTTGCGTCGGGCGCTACGTCCAGCGCGGTAACGTTCAGCGCGGCGGGCACGTTTGCATACTACTGCGAGTATCATGGCGGTCCGAACGGCGCCGGTATGTCGGGCACGATCGTCGTCGCGGCGGCTCAGGCTTCTCCATCGCCCTCGCCCGCGCCCTCAGCTTCGCCCTCACCCGCGCCCTCAGCGCCTCCGGCAGGTGGTGTGACACCGAGCATCACCGTGCGCAACCAGCCGATCAGCAACAGCATGATCACGATCGAGCGGGTTGTCGCGGCGGAAGATGGCTGGGTCGCCGTCCACAAGTTCGGCCCCGACGGCAAGATGATGCTGACGCCGCTGGCCGGGCTGGCCGCCATCAAGGCTGGCACAACCAATAATCTGATGGTTAAGCTGGACGAGACGTTCAACGCTGGCGATAAGCTCGCGCCGATGCTGCATATCGACGCTGGCACCAAGGGCCAGTACGAGTTCCCGAACGGTCCCGACGTTCCGGTCCAGGCCAACGGTCAGGTTGTCGTGCGCGAGTTTACGGTCGAGGCTGCCGGTGGCGGCGCGCGTCCTCCGGCGCGGCTCCCCGACACAGGCAACACCGGCACGACGAGCGCGCCGCTCGGTCTGGTCGCAGTGCTGACACTGCTGGCCGGGCTGAGTATTATCCGAAGCGTACGCCGCCGCACAAGCGTGCGCTAG
- a CDS encoding anti-sigma factor — protein MSSDPTDRCHDLQPQLAAYALGESEADPDLLTHLASCEACQRALQGYTHIARILPYTAPQATPPPELRARILDAATSAPVESRAAQRRPAPAAHPWWRVRLAPRWSFAAVMLLALLGWNIALQMRLNSQAAQIERLSTQVANSRQSWQTMTRVLNTPDLQDYELSGESASGRFWASPQLSVACLVAQGLPDPGSGKVYQVWLNQGGTPIGVGTFVPQSGNGWVLLPVDQPLATYQGVGVTIEPRGGSQQPTSPAVLRGALVVSAQAQRLSRTERIYLTDYLEMTD, from the coding sequence ATGTCGAGCGATCCAACCGATAGATGTCACGATCTTCAGCCGCAGCTTGCGGCCTATGCCCTTGGCGAGTCGGAGGCCGATCCCGATCTGCTGACGCACCTCGCGAGCTGTGAAGCCTGCCAGCGCGCGCTGCAAGGCTATACCCACATCGCGCGGATCTTGCCCTATACCGCGCCGCAGGCCACGCCACCGCCGGAGCTACGCGCACGCATTCTGGATGCGGCAACCTCCGCTCCCGTCGAGTCGCGCGCGGCCCAGCGCCGGCCAGCGCCTGCCGCCCATCCCTGGTGGCGTGTGCGACTCGCGCCGCGATGGAGCTTCGCGGCTGTGATGCTGCTGGCATTGCTCGGCTGGAATATCGCGCTGCAAATGCGGCTGAACAGCCAGGCCGCCCAAATCGAAAGGCTCTCCACGCAGGTTGCCAACAGCCGCCAGAGCTGGCAGACGATGACCAGGGTGCTCAACACGCCCGATCTTCAGGACTACGAGCTGTCGGGCGAGAGCGCGAGCGGTCGGTTCTGGGCCTCGCCGCAGTTGTCGGTTGCGTGTCTGGTGGCGCAGGGCTTGCCCGATCCCGGCTCCGGCAAGGTCTATCAGGTCTGGCTGAACCAGGGCGGCACGCCGATCGGCGTGGGCACGTTCGTGCCACAGTCGGGCAACGGCTGGGTATTGCTGCCCGTAGACCAGCCGCTGGCGACGTATCAGGGCGTGGGCGTGACGATCGAGCCGCGCGGCGGCAGCCAGCAGCCGACCAGCCCGGCGGTGCTGCGGGGCGCGCTGGTAGTCTCGGCCCAGGCGCAGCGGCTATCGCGGACGGAGCGCATCTACCTCACGGACTACCTCGAAATGACCGACTAG
- a CDS encoding peroxiredoxin-like family protein, with the protein MAVIVEQFAPDVQVYTADGARVPLRTYWGHRPIVLTFLRHFGCAFCRDFIIKLRAAYPDFVERGAEITAIAQGNAPQTAHFANILRLPFPLLADPSREVYQAFELLEVGYTTLLHHSVMREGMALAGRGELPDVGYTIQTMLPTNNMSFRQMGGTFVIDEQGRVRYAHVDKQVYDHPQIPDLLEIVGSLTAQPVGTDAD; encoded by the coding sequence ATGGCGGTTATCGTTGAGCAATTCGCGCCAGACGTACAGGTGTACACCGCCGACGGCGCGCGCGTTCCACTCCGCACCTACTGGGGCCATCGCCCGATCGTGCTCACGTTTCTCCGGCACTTTGGCTGCGCCTTCTGCCGCGACTTCATCATCAAGCTGCGAGCCGCCTACCCCGATTTTGTGGAGCGCGGGGCGGAGATTACCGCTATCGCGCAGGGCAACGCGCCGCAGACGGCCCACTTCGCCAACATCCTGCGGCTGCCCTTTCCGCTGCTCGCCGATCCGAGCCGCGAGGTGTACCAGGCATTCGAGCTGCTCGAAGTGGGCTACACCACGCTGCTGCATCACTCGGTGATGCGCGAGGGGATGGCGCTGGCCGGGCGGGGCGAGCTACCCGATGTCGGCTATACGATCCAGACGATGCTGCCGACCAACAATATGTCGTTTCGGCAGATGGGCGGCACGTTTGTCATCGATGAGCAGGGGCGCGTCCGATATGCGCATGTCGACAAGCAGGTCTACGATCACCCGCAGATCCCGGATCTGCTTGAGATCGTCGGCAGCCTCACGGCTCAACCTGTAGGCACTGACGCAGACTAA
- a CDS encoding inositol-3-phosphate synthase, which translates to MSDKKIRVAIIGVGNCASSLVQGIEFYKHASEGDFVPGLMHVNLGGYHIRDIEFSAAFDINVTKVGKDLCEAIFAEPNNTYKFSDVPFTGVKVHRGMTHDGIGKYLSAVIQKAPGPTDDIVGILKNTHTDVVISYLPVGSEMATKWYVEQVLEAGCAFINCVPVFIASQEYWRRRFEERKLPIIGDDIKSQVGATITHRVLTNLFRERGVRLDRTYQLNFGGNTDFMNMLERERLESKKISKTNAVTSQLDYPIDADNAHVGPSDYVPWLSDRKWCYIRMEGTTFGNVPLNCEVKLEVWDSPNSAGVVIDAIRCAKLALDRGIGGALYSPSSYFMKTPPKQFTDHEARARTEAFIRGDEQV; encoded by the coding sequence GTGAGCGACAAAAAAATTCGGGTTGCCATCATCGGAGTTGGCAACTGCGCGTCCTCGTTGGTGCAGGGCATAGAGTTCTACAAGCATGCCAGCGAGGGCGATTTTGTGCCCGGCTTAATGCATGTCAACCTGGGCGGCTACCACATTCGAGACATCGAGTTCTCGGCGGCGTTCGACATTAACGTTACCAAAGTCGGTAAAGACCTCTGCGAGGCGATCTTTGCCGAGCCGAACAACACCTATAAATTCTCGGATGTGCCCTTTACCGGCGTCAAGGTGCATCGCGGCATGACCCACGACGGCATCGGCAAGTACCTCAGCGCGGTGATCCAGAAGGCTCCCGGCCCCACCGACGACATCGTCGGCATCCTCAAAAACACGCACACCGACGTGGTCATCTCGTATCTGCCGGTCGGCTCGGAGATGGCGACGAAGTGGTACGTCGAGCAGGTGCTTGAGGCCGGCTGCGCGTTCATCAACTGCGTCCCCGTGTTTATCGCCTCGCAGGAGTACTGGCGCCGCCGCTTCGAGGAGCGCAAGCTGCCGATCATCGGCGACGACATCAAATCGCAGGTCGGCGCGACGATCACCCACCGCGTGCTGACCAACCTCTTCCGCGAGCGGGGCGTGCGCCTGGATCGGACCTACCAGCTCAACTTCGGCGGCAACACCGATTTCATGAACATGCTGGAGCGCGAGCGCCTGGAGTCGAAGAAGATCTCCAAGACCAATGCCGTCACCAGCCAGCTCGACTATCCGATCGACGCCGACAACGCGCATGTCGGCCCCAGCGACTATGTGCCGTGGCTCTCCGACCGCAAGTGGTGCTATATCCGCATGGAGGGCACGACCTTCGGCAACGTGCCGCTCAACTGCGAGGTCAAGCTCGAAGTGTGGGACTCGCCCAACTCGGCGGGTGTGGTGATCGACGCGATCCGCTGCGCGAAGCTGGCGCTCGATCGGGGCATCGGCGGCGCGCTCTACAGCCCGTCGAGCTACTTCATGAAAACGCCGCCCAAGCAGTTCACCGACCACGAAGCGCGCGCCAGGACCGAGGCGTTCATTCGCGGTGATGAGCAGGTATAG
- a CDS encoding lysophospholipid acyltransferase family protein has protein sequence MQIAALLTYAARLVPHVPPRLGYALCELLGTTVGPRVPAWAHVLANLSVVMPHASQQEREAAARRVMIGMFKNYFDLFRFHTLSPAALAQTTILEGRQNIEQALARGKGLLVVAPHCGNYTISFTAIIRHFETRALLVVEHMADPRVHQIMNRMRNMPGIDVEPLGPNAGRAILRALRHNHVVALGGDRAIAENSVIVEFFGQPTPLPSGPATLALRTGAPLLTGFTNRLPDNRSQAWFDPPLLIERSGALQDDICDVTQKIAYIMQAYIRRDPAQWLVAEPMWPSL, from the coding sequence ATGCAGATCGCAGCACTTCTGACATACGCCGCCCGGCTCGTGCCGCACGTGCCGCCTCGTCTCGGCTACGCGCTCTGCGAGCTGCTCGGCACGACCGTCGGGCCGCGCGTGCCAGCCTGGGCGCATGTCCTCGCCAACCTGAGCGTCGTCATGCCGCACGCCAGCCAGCAGGAGCGCGAGGCAGCCGCACGCCGCGTGATGATCGGCATGTTCAAAAACTATTTCGATCTCTTCCGCTTCCATACGCTATCGCCCGCCGCCCTCGCCCAGACGACGATCCTTGAGGGTAGACAGAACATCGAGCAGGCGCTGGCGCGTGGCAAAGGCTTGCTCGTCGTCGCGCCGCACTGCGGCAACTACACGATTAGCTTCACCGCGATCATCCGCCACTTTGAAACGCGGGCGCTGCTGGTGGTCGAGCACATGGCCGATCCACGGGTGCATCAGATCATGAACCGGATGCGCAACATGCCGGGGATCGATGTCGAGCCGCTGGGGCCGAATGCTGGCCGTGCAATCCTGCGCGCTTTGCGGCATAATCATGTCGTCGCTCTGGGCGGCGACCGGGCGATTGCCGAGAATAGCGTGATCGTCGAGTTCTTTGGGCAGCCCACGCCGCTGCCGAGCGGCCCCGCGACGCTGGCGCTGCGCACGGGAGCGCCGCTGCTGACGGGCTTTACCAATCGGCTGCCCGACAATCGCTCGCAGGCCTGGTTCGATCCGCCGCTGCTGATCGAGCGCTCAGGAGCGCTTCAGGATGATATATGTGACGTAACGCAAAAAATCGCCTATATTATGCAGGCTTACATTCGCCGCGATCCAGCGCAGTGGCTGGTCGCGGAGCCCATGTGGCCGAGCTTATGA
- a CDS encoding glycosyltransferase family 2 protein, whose amino-acid sequence MKLIVQIPAKDEEEHLPVVLRDIPRQIPGVDRVEVLVIDDGSRDRTAEVAIAHGADHVVRHISNKGLAAAFQTGIDAALRLGADIIVNTDADNQYPGDQIPALVGPILDRSADIVIGDRQTHTLEHFTPQKRLLQRVGSWVVRRASNTEVPDSVSGFRALSREAALRIFVTTDFSYTVENLIQAGKRRLTVAHVPIRTNQTRPSRLHKGNWNFVKRQASTIVRTYATYEPLKTFSYIATPFVVMGLIFLLRAAFVYFARKFLPDYKEDNIQALTLGTGFLVLGFIVFLIGLVADRIGGNRRMLEELLYRARKAELDHIGWRQVAEERLDRLEAMQETGLVVHRARGDAKDVDSS is encoded by the coding sequence ATGAAACTAATCGTACAAATTCCGGCAAAAGACGAAGAAGAGCACCTGCCCGTGGTCCTGCGCGACATTCCCCGGCAGATACCGGGCGTCGATCGCGTCGAGGTGCTGGTGATCGACGACGGCTCACGCGATCGAACGGCCGAGGTCGCCATTGCGCACGGCGCGGATCATGTCGTGCGTCATATCAGCAACAAGGGCCTGGCTGCGGCCTTCCAGACGGGCATCGACGCGGCGCTGCGCCTGGGCGCGGACATTATCGTCAACACCGACGCCGACAACCAGTATCCGGGCGATCAGATCCCGGCGCTGGTCGGGCCGATCCTGGATCGCAGCGCCGACATCGTGATCGGCGATCGGCAGACGCACACGCTTGAGCATTTCACGCCGCAGAAACGGTTGCTTCAGCGCGTCGGCAGCTGGGTCGTGCGGCGCGCGTCCAACACCGAAGTGCCCGATAGCGTCAGCGGCTTTCGCGCGCTCTCACGCGAGGCCGCGCTGCGTATCTTCGTCACCACCGATTTTTCGTACACCGTCGAGAATCTGATCCAGGCAGGCAAGCGGCGGCTGACCGTGGCGCATGTGCCGATTCGCACCAATCAGACCCGACCGTCGCGGCTGCACAAGGGCAACTGGAACTTCGTCAAGCGCCAGGCCTCGACGATCGTGCGAACCTACGCGACGTACGAGCCGCTCAAGACGTTCTCGTATATCGCGACGCCGTTCGTGGTGATGGGCCTGATCTTTTTGCTGCGCGCGGCCTTCGTCTATTTTGCGCGCAAGTTCCTGCCCGACTACAAAGAAGACAATATCCAGGCGCTCACGCTCGGCACCGGCTTTCTGGTGCTGGGCTTTATCGTCTTCTTGATCGGGCTGGTCGCGGATCGCATCGGCGGCAACCGGCGCATGCTTGAGGAGCTGCTTTACCGCGCGCGCAAAGCCGAGCTTGACCATATCGGCTGGCGGCAGGTCGCCGAGGAGCGGCTGGATCGGCTGGAGGCGATGCAGGAGACTGGGCTGGTGGTCCACCGCGCGCGCGGCGATGCCAAAGATGTGGATAGCTCATGA
- the truB gene encoding tRNA pseudouridine(55) synthase TruB, protein MTVHGFLNIDKPAGMTSHDVVAKVRRLVAQKRVGHGGTLDPAATGVLPVALGEATRLVEYLVEGRKRYLAEVRLGITTTTDDAEGETLREQPVPPLSHDDLTRAVQPFIGTIRQVPPMYSAIQVAGQRMYDLARQGKTVDLEPRTVEVDRIEVLAWEPSLLTLDVLCGKGTYIRSLARDLGAALGCGAHLAALRRTQVGPLGIESAVPLGVLLDDPSRVSHHLLPPATAVADWPRADVDDATVRRIRNGLAVRLWVQGELARAHAPDGRLVALLRLDSGLWQPFKVFTWG, encoded by the coding sequence ATGACGGTCCACGGCTTTCTCAACATCGACAAGCCCGCCGGGATGACCTCGCACGATGTGGTCGCGAAGGTGCGGCGGCTGGTCGCGCAGAAGCGCGTCGGGCATGGCGGGACGCTCGATCCGGCGGCGACGGGCGTGCTGCCCGTGGCGCTGGGCGAGGCAACCCGGCTGGTGGAGTATCTGGTCGAGGGGCGCAAGCGCTACCTGGCCGAGGTGCGGCTGGGCATCACCACCACCACCGACGATGCCGAGGGCGAGACGCTGCGGGAGCAGCCGGTCCCGCCTCTCAGCCACGACGATCTGACGCGGGCGGTGCAGCCGTTCATCGGCACGATCCGGCAGGTGCCGCCGATGTACTCGGCGATTCAGGTCGCGGGACAGCGTATGTACGATCTGGCACGGCAGGGCAAGACCGTCGATCTGGAGCCGCGCACGGTCGAGGTCGATCGGATCGAGGTGCTGGCCTGGGAGCCGTCGCTGCTGACGCTCGACGTGCTGTGCGGCAAGGGCACCTACATTCGCTCGCTGGCCCGCGACCTCGGCGCGGCGCTGGGCTGCGGCGCGCATCTCGCGGCGCTGCGGCGCACGCAGGTCGGGCCGCTGGGCATCGAGAGCGCCGTGCCGCTCGGCGTGCTGCTGGACGATCCGAGCCGCGTGTCGCACCATCTGCTGCCGCCCGCTACCGCCGTCGCCGACTGGCCCCGCGCCGATGTAGACGACGCGACGGTGCGCCGCATCCGTAACGGGCTGGCGGTGCGGCTGTGGGTCCAGGGCGAGCTAGCCCGCGCCCACGCGCCCGACGGCAGGCTGGTCGCGCTGCTGCGCCTCGACTCGGGCCTGTGGCAGCCGTTCAAGGTGTTTACGTGGGGTTAG
- the argF gene encoding ornithine carbamoyltransferase produces the protein MAPRHYTSVLDLSRDETLDVLRRAAKLKARWNEDRKVLKRLRGYTLATIYEKPSLRTRVTFEAGMTQLGGHSIYLGPNDIQIGKRETAADIARNLSRWVQIIMARSFTHSTVTELAEHSDVPVINGLSDVEHPCQALADFLTLQERYGELEGRKLAYIGDGNNVAHSLMLMGALLGVNISVATPEGYEPQQTITERAQELAAQSGATIRVTWEPREAVERADVIYTDVWASMGQEDEAEARKSSFASYQVTPELMAASGKAETIFMHCLPAHRGEEVAADVIDGPQSAVIDEAENRLHAQKALILWLLGR, from the coding sequence ATGGCACCGCGCCATTACACATCGGTCTTAGACTTATCACGCGACGAAACGTTGGATGTGCTGCGGCGAGCGGCGAAGCTCAAAGCCCGGTGGAATGAGGATCGCAAGGTGTTGAAGCGGCTGCGGGGCTACACGCTCGCCACGATCTACGAAAAACCGTCGCTCCGCACGCGCGTGACCTTCGAGGCGGGCATGACGCAGCTCGGCGGCCACAGCATCTACCTCGGCCCCAACGACATCCAGATCGGCAAGCGCGAAACCGCCGCCGACATTGCGCGCAACCTGAGCCGCTGGGTCCAGATCATCATGGCGCGCTCGTTCACGCACAGCACCGTCACCGAGCTAGCCGAGCACAGCGATGTCCCGGTGATCAACGGGCTGTCGGACGTGGAGCATCCCTGCCAGGCGCTGGCCGACTTTCTGACGCTTCAGGAGCGCTACGGCGAGCTGGAGGGCAGGAAGCTGGCCTACATCGGCGACGGCAACAACGTCGCGCACTCGCTGATGCTGATGGGCGCGCTCTTAGGCGTCAACATCTCGGTCGCCACGCCGGAGGGCTACGAGCCGCAGCAGACGATCACCGAGCGGGCGCAGGAGCTTGCGGCCCAGAGCGGCGCGACAATCCGCGTGACCTGGGAGCCGCGCGAGGCGGTGGAGCGCGCCGACGTGATCTACACCGACGTGTGGGCCTCGATGGGACAGGAAGACGAGGCCGAGGCGCGCAAAAGCAGCTTCGCCTCCTATCAGGTAACGCCTGAGCTTATGGCGGCGAGCGGCAAGGCCGAGACGATCTTCATGCACTGCCTGCCCGCGCATCGCGGCGAGGAGGTTGCCGCCGATGTGATCGACGGGCCACAGTCCGCCGTGATCGACGAGGCCGAGAACCGGCTGCACGCGCAGAAGGCGCTGATCCTGTGGCTGTTGGGGAGATAA